DNA from Aquaspirillum sp. LM1:
AAAACGGCGTGGACATCGTTGGCACCGAAGGCGAAGCCTCGGGTGAATGGGTGCTGGTGGATGCCGGCGACGTGGTGGTGCATGTGATGCTGCCCGCCGTGCGCGACTACTACGACCTCGAAGCGCTGTGGGGCGGTGAAAAGCCGTCGTTCAACCCGAACGCGGCCCGCCCGTGGAACGCCCTGTAACCCTGACCGTGTCTGGCGGACTGCTTCGATGAAAATGACCTTGCTGGCCGTCGGCAGCAAAATGCCGCGCTGGGTGGACGAGGCGTTTACCGAATACGCCCGCCGCCTGCCGCGTGAAGCCTCGCTGCATCTGGTGGAAATCAAGCCGGAAAAACGCGGCGGCGGCGTCACCGCCGAAAAAGGCATGGCCGCCGAATGCGCGCGCATCGAAGCGGCCATTCCGCCACGCAGCAAGCTGATCGTGCTGGACGAACGCGGCCAGGACTGGACCAGTGTGCGCCTGGCCAGCGAAATGAAAACCTGGCTGGCCGGCGGCGACGACATCTGTCTGGTGATTGGCGGTGCCGACGGCCTGTCACCCGCCATCAAGCAGCGCGCTGACGTGCTGCTGCGCCTGTCGGCGCTGACCCTGCCGCATGGCATGGTGCGCGTGCTGCTGGCCGAACAGCTTTACCGCGCGGTGTCGATCCTGAACAACCATCCGTACCATCGGGAGTGAGAAGTGCGCATACACTTCAGTTTCTCCCCCTACCTCTTGGCCTGCTAGCATCGCTTTGCCCGCGATGGCGGCATTGCGGTTCTTAAAGCTGCTCACCACACACAGCGCAGCGTACGCAGACAGTGCGAGTCATACGGCAAGGTCGTGCAACAACGCCAGGGGTTTTGTGGGCGGCTTTTAACCAAGGACGCAAAATGCGCATTGACCGCCTTGATCTGAAAAACTATCGCTGTTTTGACGATTTGCATGTGGAGTTTGACCCACATATGACTGTGCTGGTGGCACCAAATGGCTCCGGGAAAACCGCAATTCTGGATGCGGTCAAAGTCGCGTTATGGCCCTATGTGGCAGGCTTTGCGCTGGGCAGCACCACCAATGACGTCACCAGCATTCAAATCGACGATGTGCGACAAGCACGGGTGCGCGCCCATGAAATGGACTGGCGTTTGCCAGCTGAAATCTACGCCAGCGGCGCGCTATATGTTCGCGCCCTGATGGAGGATGGCGCGCTGAAACGCCCCGCCTCTGCCAACCACGCCTCTGATGCAACGTCAGAGGCGCAGCCTTGGGCGTGTGTGCGGTATAGGGAAAGCATCAAGAAAAACACCAAAACCAAGAGCCGCGCCTCCAAACACGCGTTGGATCTGGAAAACGTGGCGCAAGCACTGCAAAAACGCATTTTTTCAGATGCTCAATCCCTGCCAGACGACTTGCCGATGCTGGGCTATTACGGCACGGGCCGCTTATGGGCGCACAAAAAGCTCACTGCCGCCTATGACAAGGCCGATGGCGAAGCGGCGTCCCGCACGTTTGCTTACCGGGATTGCCTGGACCCAGCCTCCAGCTATAAACATTTTTCGGCGTGGTATTCACGCATTTTCAAGTCATTTCGCGCCGCTCAGATTCGCCATCTTGAAAAGCGCGCATCAGCTGACACGCTGAACGAACTGAGTGCGCCCATCCGGGCCATTCAACTGGCGACAGACGCCATGCTGGCGCGGCATACCGGCTGGCGAGAGCTGGAATACAGCGAAGAATATGCCGATTTAGTGCTCAATCATCAGGCGCATGGGCAACTCAAAGCCAGCCAGCTCAGCGACGGCATACGCAATATGCTGGCCTTGGTGGGCGATATTGCCTACCGTTGCTACAAGCTGAATGCCCACCTGGGCGAGGCAGCGCCCAGACGTACCCGGGGGATTGTGCTGATCGACGAAGTGGACATGCATTTGCATCCAGGCTGGCAACAAACCGTGGTGGCCGACTTGATGGAAATTTTTCCGCGCATTCAGTTCATCATCACCACGCATAGCCCACAAGTATTAAGCACCGTCAGACGAGAAAACATCCGCCTCCTTGGCCTGGATGTCAGCGGTCAGATGATCGCCACGCCCCCTTTGGCGATGACCTATGGCGAACCCAGTGGCGATGTGCTGCGCAGTGTGATGCAGGTGGATCCACAGCCACCAGTCAAAGAAAAAGCCGACCTGAAACGCCTGACCGAGTGGGTGGATCAAGGGCTTTATGATCAACCGGAGGCCGTGGCCTTGTATCAACAACTGGCCGCCAGCCTGGGTGAACAACACCCGCAGTTGCAACGTTTGCAGCGCAGCAGGCTACGCCAGGAGGCGCTCAAGCCATGAGGGCCATCAGCAAGCAGGGCGGCGGCGGTTATCACCTCAATAAAGCCCACGCCACGCCGCCGACCACCGTAGAACAAGCCACCCGTGGCTGGCGTAACTTGGCGCATAAAGAGGACATCCTGCAAAGCTTGCTCGCCGAGCAGTATCACCTGTGCTGCTACAGCGAGCTGCGCGCAGATGAATTGGATCTTGGCTACCACATCGAGCATGTAGAAAACAAAAAACAAAACCCCGCCCGCACATTTGATTACAGCAACCTGGCGGCCAGCGCACTACATTCGTCTGACTTACAGACCTTCAAGGTACAACAAGATGAAGTCTTTGGCGGCCATGCGCCAGGCAAGCAAGGCGATGTGGATGGGTCGCGTTTTGTCTCCTGCCATCAAGCGGATTGCTCGCGATATTTTGCCTACCTGTCGGATGGCCGCGTGACGCCCGCCGTTCATCTGACGCCAGCGGAACAAGCGCGCGCTCGTTACACCATTGAGTTGCTTAATCTCAACAGCGGCTATCTGGTCACGCTCCGGCAGCAATGGTGGGATGAGCTGGATCAATTGTTCGAGACGCACCAGAAGCAGGATTGGAGCCTGGCTGACTTGGCCAGCGTGGATTTGCTGCCCGTTAACCAGCGTCTGAGCCGATTTTTTAGCCTGACACGCCAGTTTTTTGGCCAGATTGCCGAAGATGTCTTGCAGCGGCATGCACCGCAACAGATGTCATGTCTTTCATAAGCTGAGTTCTGTACTGTCTGTCGCACCTGACCAGAATAGGCAGCAGCGACTGGCTGACTGGCATCACGTCGCATGGCATCGAGATCTGCCGAACACCCTCGCCCTTCCAAAAGCTGACACGCGCCTCACCTCACCACCAACATACCCGACGTTACCGCAGAAGCGCCCGGCTTTGTCGCCATCTCTGGCCGGATCGTGCTCACAACAGGCCACCGTGAGGCCAGGCATTTCGCACAAACGCCCTGTCAGTGACGTATGCATGCTGGCCATCGAGTCCATTACCGAAAAAACAATAGCCTCAAGGCATAATTCACTTGCATTAAGCTAAGTCATCACACTATCATCGTTGTGCAAACAAACCGCGTAGAAAACAAAAACAAATAATAATCAACCACTTGAATAAATGTCTATCCTGACGGTACTGATGTGCCTCATGATAAAAACCACGTCGACACGCATGACTTTTTTATTTAGGTGTTTTTACTTAGTATTTTTAACCGTGGATGTGTCTTATGAAAATATCCCATCGTCTGGCCTTGATCGTGCTGTTTGCCGCCATTGGCTTCATCCTTCTCTCTGCCTACTCGCTGTATGTGGTACGCGATGCCATGCTGTCCGAGCGCAAGGCCGGCATCGAAACGCATGTGCGCATGGCTGGCAACCTGATTGCCCAATTCCAGGCGGCAGAAAAATCCGGCAAGCTCAGTCGGGAAGACGCGCAACGTCTGGCAGCGCAGGCCATTCGCGGCATGCGCCACAAGGGCGACTACATGGTGCTGCGTGATTTTTCCGGGCTGTTCATCGCCCATCCGGACAAGCGCAAGGAAGGCAAGATTGATCCCGGCGGCAAATTGCCGGATGGCCGTACCACCATCGAAGGCTATCGGGAAGTGCTGGAAAAAAGCGACTTTGGCTATGTGTTGTTTTACACCCGCCGACCGAATGGCGATGTGCAATATCCCCGCCTGAATGGTGTGCTGAAAATCCCTGAATGGAACTGGATTCTGGGTACCGGGGTGTTTCTGGATGACATCGACGCCGTCTTCTGGCAGCGCGTCTGGCAGTTTCTGGGCATTGGTGCCGCCGTGTTTGCCTGTATGGTCGGGATAGCCATCTGGATTTCGCACGCCATCTACCGGGCGCTGGGCGGCGAACCCTCGCATGCCACCCGCGTGGCGCAGGCCATTGCCAGTGGCCAGTTGAACCAGCGCATTGATGACCGCGTGAATGACGCCAGCCTGCTGGGGGCGATGGCACGCATGCAGGAACATCTGCGCGGCATGGTCCGGCAAATCCAGCAGAACGCCAATCAGCTCAACCAGTCCGCTCATGGCATCAATCAGCAAATGATGGACATGGCCAGCATGGCCAGCCACGCCACCGACGCCGCCACCTCCAGCACGGCGGCCATTCAGCAGTTATCCCACAGTGTGCAGAACATTTCCGGCAATGCCCAGCGCACCCAGACGCAATCCGCGCGCGCTGCCACGCTGGCCGAAGATGGCGGCGTGCTGGTCAGCGATGCCGCCAGCCATATTCAGCAGGTGTCCGAGCAACTGGCGCATGCCTCTGAGCAGATTGCCGCGCTCGACCAGCGCGCGGCGGACATTGGCGGCATTGCCGGGGTGATCAAGGACATTGCCGACCAGACCAACCTGCTGGCGCTGAACGCGGCGATTGAAGCCGCCCGCGCCGGCGAGCAGGGCCGGGGCTTTGCCGTGGTGGCCGACGAGGTGCGCAAGCTGGCTGAGCGCACCACCCAGGCCACGGCACAGATTGCCAGCATGATCGGCGCGGTGCAGCGCGATACCCGCGATGTGGTGGGCAGCATGAATGCTGCAGCCCCCCAAGTGGAAAGCAGTGTGGAAAAGGCGCAGTCGGCGGCGCGGGCGCTGGGAGAAATCCGCGCGGGTGCGGCACTGGCGCTGGACAATATTCGTGATGTGGCCAGTGCCACCCTGGAGCAAAGCGTGGCCAACCAGAGCGTGGCCGAGCATATCGAGCGTATCGCCAGCATGGTGGCGCAATCGGCGAGCACCGCCGAGCAGGCGCGACACAGTGCCCAACAGCTGGAAGTGCTGGCCGACCAGCTCAATGCCGCCGTGGCCAAGTTTCAGGTGTAACGCGGTGTGACCCGGTGCGGCCCCAGCCCCGTCGTGCAGACCGGGGCGGAGGCCTGCCGCCTTCCTTATGTGGTGGCGTCCTCGCTGGCCACCAGGCCGGTGTGGCGCAGCAGGGCATCGATTTGCGGGTCGCGGCCACGGAAGGCGCGGAACGATTCAATCGCCGGGCGCGAGCCACCTACCGCCA
Protein-coding regions in this window:
- a CDS encoding methyl-accepting chemotaxis protein, whose product is MKISHRLALIVLFAAIGFILLSAYSLYVVRDAMLSERKAGIETHVRMAGNLIAQFQAAEKSGKLSREDAQRLAAQAIRGMRHKGDYMVLRDFSGLFIAHPDKRKEGKIDPGGKLPDGRTTIEGYREVLEKSDFGYVLFYTRRPNGDVQYPRLNGVLKIPEWNWILGTGVFLDDIDAVFWQRVWQFLGIGAAVFACMVGIAIWISHAIYRALGGEPSHATRVAQAIASGQLNQRIDDRVNDASLLGAMARMQEHLRGMVRQIQQNANQLNQSAHGINQQMMDMASMASHATDAATSSTAAIQQLSHSVQNISGNAQRTQTQSARAATLAEDGGVLVSDAASHIQQVSEQLAHASEQIAALDQRAADIGGIAGVIKDIADQTNLLALNAAIEAARAGEQGRGFAVVADEVRKLAERTTQATAQIASMIGAVQRDTRDVVGSMNAAAPQVESSVEKAQSAARALGEIRAGAALALDNIRDVASATLEQSVANQSVAEHIERIASMVAQSASTAEQARHSAQQLEVLADQLNAAVAKFQV
- a CDS encoding retron system putative HNH endonuclease; its protein translation is MRAISKQGGGGYHLNKAHATPPTTVEQATRGWRNLAHKEDILQSLLAEQYHLCCYSELRADELDLGYHIEHVENKKQNPARTFDYSNLAASALHSSDLQTFKVQQDEVFGGHAPGKQGDVDGSRFVSCHQADCSRYFAYLSDGRVTPAVHLTPAEQARARYTIELLNLNSGYLVTLRQQWWDELDQLFETHQKQDWSLADLASVDLLPVNQRLSRFFSLTRQFFGQIAEDVLQRHAPQQMSCLS
- a CDS encoding AAA family ATPase, which encodes MRIDRLDLKNYRCFDDLHVEFDPHMTVLVAPNGSGKTAILDAVKVALWPYVAGFALGSTTNDVTSIQIDDVRQARVRAHEMDWRLPAEIYASGALYVRALMEDGALKRPASANHASDATSEAQPWACVRYRESIKKNTKTKSRASKHALDLENVAQALQKRIFSDAQSLPDDLPMLGYYGTGRLWAHKKLTAAYDKADGEAASRTFAYRDCLDPASSYKHFSAWYSRIFKSFRAAQIRHLEKRASADTLNELSAPIRAIQLATDAMLARHTGWRELEYSEEYADLVLNHQAHGQLKASQLSDGIRNMLALVGDIAYRCYKLNAHLGEAAPRRTRGIVLIDEVDMHLHPGWQQTVVADLMEIFPRIQFIITTHSPQVLSTVRRENIRLLGLDVSGQMIATPPLAMTYGEPSGDVLRSVMQVDPQPPVKEKADLKRLTEWVDQGLYDQPEAVALYQQLAASLGEQHPQLQRLQRSRLRQEALKP
- the rsfS gene encoding ribosome silencing factor, with the translated sequence MDAQAIAALAVEALEDIKGKDIINLDTQKLTDLFQRMVVCTGDSNRQVKALANSVHVKLKENGVDIVGTEGEASGEWVLVDAGDVVVHVMLPAVRDYYDLEALWGGEKPSFNPNAARPWNAL
- the rlmH gene encoding 23S rRNA (pseudouridine(1915)-N(3))-methyltransferase RlmH, producing the protein MKMTLLAVGSKMPRWVDEAFTEYARRLPREASLHLVEIKPEKRGGGVTAEKGMAAECARIEAAIPPRSKLIVLDERGQDWTSVRLASEMKTWLAGGDDICLVIGGADGLSPAIKQRADVLLRLSALTLPHGMVRVLLAEQLYRAVSILNNHPYHRE